One Streptomyces sp. RPA4-2 genomic window carries:
- a CDS encoding FAD-dependent oxidoreductase yields the protein MPRPLRVAIVGAGPAGIYAADALLKSAVAVEPGVSIDLFERMPAPFGLIRYGVAPDHPRIKGIITALHQVLDKPQIRLFGNVDYPGDINLDDLRAFYDAVIFSTGATADRALDIPGIGLDGSYGAADFVSWYDGHPDVPRTWPLEAEKVAVLGVGNVALDVARILAKTAEELLPTEIPPNVHEGLKANKALEVHVFGRRGPAQAKFSPMELRELDHSPNIEVIVDPEDIDYDDGSIATRRGNKQADMVAKTLENWAIRDVGDRPHKLFLHFFESPTEILGEDGEVTGLRTERTVLDGTGNVKGTGTFKDWDVTAVYRAVGYLSDKLPKLPWDVESGTVPDAAGRVIEETGEHLRSTYVTGWIRRGPVGLIGHTKGDANETVASLLADHAGGRLHTPAAPEPEAVDAFLKERDVRFTTWEGWHRLDAAEKALGEPQGRERVKLVEREDMLDASGA from the coding sequence ATGCCTCGCCCTCTGCGGGTAGCCATTGTCGGAGCCGGTCCCGCCGGCATCTACGCCGCCGACGCGCTGCTGAAGTCCGCAGTGGCCGTCGAGCCCGGTGTGTCCATCGACCTCTTCGAGCGGATGCCGGCCCCCTTCGGGCTGATCCGCTACGGTGTCGCCCCGGACCACCCGCGGATCAAGGGCATCATCACGGCCCTGCACCAGGTGCTCGACAAGCCGCAGATACGTCTCTTCGGCAATGTCGACTACCCGGGGGACATCAACCTGGACGACCTGCGCGCCTTCTACGACGCGGTGATCTTCTCCACCGGCGCGACGGCGGACCGGGCCCTGGACATACCCGGCATCGGCCTCGACGGCTCGTACGGCGCGGCGGACTTCGTCTCCTGGTACGACGGGCACCCGGACGTGCCCCGGACCTGGCCCCTCGAAGCGGAGAAGGTCGCCGTCCTCGGCGTCGGCAACGTCGCGCTCGACGTCGCGCGCATCCTGGCGAAGACCGCCGAGGAGCTGCTGCCGACCGAGATCCCGCCGAACGTCCACGAGGGACTCAAGGCCAACAAGGCCCTGGAGGTCCACGTCTTCGGCCGCCGTGGCCCGGCGCAGGCCAAGTTCAGCCCGATGGAGCTGCGGGAACTGGACCACTCCCCGAACATCGAGGTCATCGTCGACCCCGAGGACATCGACTACGACGACGGCTCGATCGCCACCCGGCGCGGCAACAAGCAGGCCGACATGGTCGCCAAGACCCTGGAGAACTGGGCCATCCGCGACGTCGGAGACCGGCCGCACAAGCTGTTCCTGCACTTCTTCGAGTCGCCGACCGAGATCCTCGGTGAGGACGGCGAGGTCACCGGCCTGCGCACCGAGCGCACCGTCCTCGACGGCACCGGCAACGTCAAGGGCACCGGCACCTTCAAGGACTGGGACGTCACGGCCGTCTACCGCGCCGTGGGCTACCTGTCCGACAAGCTCCCCAAGCTGCCCTGGGACGTCGAGTCCGGCACGGTCCCCGACGCGGCGGGCCGGGTGATCGAGGAGACCGGCGAGCACCTGCGGTCGACGTACGTCACCGGCTGGATCCGGCGTGGGCCGGTGGGCCTGATCGGTCACACCAAGGGCGACGCCAACGAGACCGTCGCCAGCCTGCTCGCCGACCACGCGGGCGGCCGTCTGCACACGCCCGCCGCACCCGAACCGGAGGCCGTGGACGCGTTCCTGAAGGAGCGCGACGTCCGCTTCACCACGTGGGAGGGCTGGCACCGGCTCGACGCCGCGGAGAAGGCACTCGGCGAACCGCAGGGCCGCGAGCGGGTGAAGCTCGTCGAGCGCGAGGACATGCTCGACGCCAGCGGGGCCTAA
- a CDS encoding TetR/AcrR family transcriptional regulator: MQQKKDTPLRSDAQRNRERILEVALAELTRSSDTPLSAIAKKACVGQGTFYRNFPNREALVLEVYRYEVQQLADTAAQLLETRAPDRALREWMDRLAQYATAKAGLAEALRASTVTRGTLTRLGHGAVSSAVSLLLDANERAGTIRPGVTPDDFVLAIAGLWQMDAHGDWQPRAARLLDLVMDGLRVGAPGPRPPASGTASADAG; the protein is encoded by the coding sequence GTGCAGCAGAAGAAGGACACCCCGCTGCGTTCGGACGCGCAGCGCAACCGCGAGCGCATCCTCGAAGTGGCCCTGGCGGAACTGACCCGCTCCTCGGACACCCCGCTCAGCGCGATCGCCAAGAAGGCGTGCGTGGGACAGGGAACGTTCTACCGGAACTTCCCCAACCGCGAGGCGCTGGTCCTGGAGGTCTACCGCTACGAGGTGCAGCAGCTCGCCGACACCGCGGCCCAGCTGCTGGAGACCCGCGCTCCGGACCGGGCGCTGCGGGAGTGGATGGACCGGCTGGCGCAGTACGCCACGGCCAAGGCGGGACTGGCCGAGGCGTTGCGCGCGTCCACCGTGACCCGGGGCACCCTGACCAGGCTGGGGCACGGCGCGGTCTCCTCGGCCGTCTCGCTCCTTCTCGACGCCAACGAGCGGGCGGGCACCATCCGCCCGGGGGTGACCCCCGACGACTTCGTCCTCGCGATCGCCGGCCTCTGGCAGATGGACGCGCACGGGGACTGGCAGCCGCGCGCCGCACGTCTGCTGGACCTGGTGATGGACGGTCTGCGGGTGGGCGCACCGGGTCCACGCCCACCGGCGTCCGGTACAGCCTCCGCGGACGCGGGGTGA